The Actinomadura sp. WMMB 499 genome includes a window with the following:
- a CDS encoding DUF4190 domain-containing protein → MSTPPHPRTPSGDPPDSEPSDTEPSESASPAVWSPPDAAAAPADPVPPPPPPATPPPGSVPDASRPPAPAEPRQTNRLAIATLVTGLLGLIPLTIAIGIAALVVLRRSAEKGRNLAIGGLVAALVWGVIAVASATGVFLPAFTVERDESGAITDGGTVHLASLRKGDCYTGFAPDAEDVMFVKAVPCTEPHRGEITARLPAGTAAEFGTGTPFERADLLCQVHTEWTSKSRFYDDLQPYLYLPEPGGGLTLADREEKIVCAMHYTASGTLGTPLADTLDADRRLHDELRVGDCMAEIDTGAPSKVSGSVTLLPCDEPHRYQMYAAFDVPASITGKAPAQRVLDQEGQEGCDKRWNAALKNAPDADYEMLWITPTELSWYGSPEVICLVGAVGGAPLTKSIVGG, encoded by the coding sequence GTGAGCACGCCACCCCACCCCCGTACACCCTCCGGCGACCCACCGGACTCCGAGCCCTCGGACACCGAGCCCTCGGAGTCCGCCTCCCCGGCCGTCTGGTCGCCGCCGGACGCCGCGGCCGCACCGGCCGATCCCGTCCCGCCGCCTCCGCCGCCCGCGACGCCCCCGCCCGGCTCGGTGCCGGACGCGTCCCGGCCCCCGGCGCCCGCCGAGCCGCGGCAGACGAACCGGCTCGCGATCGCCACGCTGGTCACCGGGCTGCTCGGCCTCATACCGCTCACCATCGCCATCGGCATCGCCGCCCTCGTCGTCCTGCGGCGAAGTGCGGAGAAGGGCCGGAACCTCGCCATCGGCGGGTTGGTCGCGGCGCTCGTCTGGGGCGTGATCGCGGTGGCCTCCGCGACCGGCGTGTTCCTGCCGGCGTTCACCGTCGAACGGGACGAATCCGGGGCGATCACGGACGGTGGCACGGTCCACCTCGCGTCACTTCGGAAGGGCGACTGCTACACGGGCTTCGCACCGGACGCCGAGGACGTCATGTTCGTGAAGGCGGTCCCGTGCACCGAGCCCCACCGGGGTGAAATAACCGCCCGGCTGCCGGCCGGGACGGCGGCCGAGTTCGGCACGGGAACCCCCTTCGAGCGAGCCGACCTGCTCTGCCAGGTGCACACCGAGTGGACGAGCAAGAGCCGGTTCTACGACGACCTCCAGCCGTACCTCTACCTGCCCGAACCGGGCGGCGGGCTGACCCTGGCCGACAGGGAGGAGAAGATCGTCTGCGCGATGCACTACACGGCATCGGGCACACTCGGCACCCCGCTGGCCGACACGCTGGACGCCGACCGGCGCCTCCATGACGAACTGCGGGTGGGAGACTGCATGGCGGAGATCGACACCGGCGCGCCGTCGAAGGTCAGCGGCTCCGTCACACTCCTCCCCTGCGATGAACCCCATCGGTACCAGATGTACGCCGCGTTCGACGTCCCCGCCTCCATCACCGGGAAGGCACCCGCCCAGAGGGTTCTCGACCAAGAAGGGCAGGAAGGCTGCGACAAGCGGTGGAACGCGGCGCTCAAGAACGCCCCGGACGCCGACTACGAGATGTTGTGGATAACGCCGACCGAACTGTCCTGGTACGGGAGCCCCGAGGTCATCTGCCTCGTCGGCGCGGTGGGCGGCGCCCCGCTGACGAAGTCGATCGTGGGCGGCTGA
- a CDS encoding DUF4190 domain-containing protein produces MTTPSNPDSPRDREPDDGTGAEPADAASATVWASPDAAVAPAGPVPPPSRPPAPPPPPGAVPPGPPMHAPPPPAPAGPRRTSRLAITTLVTGLLGLVPLAIAFGIAALVVLRRPTHKGKGLAFGGLAASLAWIVTAVAVAGVMLVSTFSVDRNASGRITDGGRVHISTLREGDCYTGFGPDDARITLVDAVPCTEPHRGEVVARISTGARLLVGTDVCPARTAYLDTSRYYDDLEPYTYSPEHLGDDEDIVCAMHYIGAEPITTRLAETLDDSLKKYDYLRVGECVEELEGMRAAEYMRSSPCTKPHPYQVYAVFDLPYQDGDPAILPEQEYIDKVSEKGCDDRFWDAIDEEEGVEYEFTYITPTPQTWNGSRETLCLVGLPGDVPLKKSIVKD; encoded by the coding sequence ATGACCACGCCCTCGAATCCCGATTCGCCCCGGGACCGCGAGCCCGATGACGGGACGGGCGCCGAGCCCGCCGACGCCGCGTCCGCGACCGTCTGGGCGTCGCCCGACGCCGCGGTCGCACCGGCCGGTCCCGTCCCGCCGCCGAGTAGGCCCCCGGCACCGCCTCCCCCGCCCGGAGCCGTGCCGCCGGGGCCGCCCATGCACGCACCGCCTCCCCCGGCACCCGCCGGACCCCGGCGGACGAGCAGGCTCGCGATCACCACACTGGTCACCGGGCTGCTCGGCCTCGTCCCGCTCGCCATCGCGTTCGGCATCGCCGCCCTCGTCGTCCTGCGGCGCCCGACGCACAAGGGGAAGGGCCTCGCGTTCGGCGGCCTGGCCGCCTCGCTCGCCTGGATCGTGACCGCGGTAGCCGTCGCGGGCGTCATGCTGGTGTCGACGTTCTCGGTCGACCGGAACGCGTCCGGCCGGATCACCGACGGCGGCAGGGTCCACATCTCGACGCTGCGCGAGGGCGACTGCTACACCGGCTTCGGGCCGGACGACGCCCGGATCACGCTCGTGGACGCGGTGCCCTGCACGGAGCCGCATCGCGGGGAGGTCGTCGCCCGGATATCGACCGGCGCGCGGCTGCTGGTCGGGACGGACGTCTGCCCGGCCCGGACCGCCTACCTCGATACGAGCCGTTACTACGACGATCTCGAGCCCTACACCTACTCGCCCGAGCACCTGGGCGACGACGAGGACATCGTCTGCGCGATGCATTACATCGGCGCCGAGCCGATCACCACCAGGTTGGCGGAGACGCTGGACGACTCCCTGAAGAAGTACGACTACCTGCGGGTCGGCGAATGCGTCGAGGAACTCGAGGGGATGCGGGCGGCCGAGTACATGAGGTCGTCGCCCTGCACGAAGCCGCACCCCTACCAGGTGTACGCGGTGTTCGACCTCCCGTACCAGGACGGCGACCCGGCGATCCTGCCCGAGCAGGAGTACATCGACAAGGTGTCCGAGAAGGGCTGCGACGACCGGTTCTGGGACGCGATCGACGAGGAGGAGGGCGTCGAGTACGAGTTCACGTACATCACGCCGACGCCGCAGACGTGGAACGGGAGCCGGGAGACCCTCTGCCTGGTCGGCCTGCCCGGCGACGTGCCGCTGAAGAAGTCGATCGTCAAGGATTAG
- the ppdK gene encoding pyruvate, phosphate dikinase, producing MAKFVYDFTEGNKDLKDLLGGKGANLAEMTNLGLPVPPGFTITTEACRHYLEHGGVPDGLEDEVNRHLAGLERAMGKRLGQPDDPLLVSVRSGAKFSMPGMMETVLNVGLNDESVHGLAAQAGDERFAWDSYRRLIQMFGGTVLGIDGELFEDAVEAAKRARGTDDDVDLTAEDFKDLVERFKGIVRDRAGREFPADPREQMDLAVRAVFDSWNAPRAILYRRQERIPVDLGTAVNICSMVFGNLGMDSGTGVAFTRDPASGQQGIYGDYLQNAQGEDVVAGIRNTVALTELERLDKASYDQLLQIMEKLENHYLDMCDIEFTIERGKLWMLQTRVGKRTAAAAFRIACQLLDQGLIDADEAARRVKGDQLAQLMFPRFTSTTDGIAKLTRGMNASPGAAVGKVVFTSERAVELAGRGEDVILVRRETNPDDLAGMVAARGVLTSRGGKTSHAAVVARGMGKTCVCGAEELDVDVKAGRFTAPDGTSVAEGDVISIDGSSGDVYLGEVPVEDSPVVRYFEGELAAADGDDLVKAVHRVMRHADERAALAVRANADNPEDAARARRFGARGIGLCRTEHMFLGDRRRLVEALILAADDAERQAALDALEPLQRSDFEGIFAAMDGQPVTIRLIDPPLHEFLPDLTELSVKVALAGDGADPRDRRLLEAVNRLHEQNPMLGLRGVRLGLVIPGLFSMQVRAIAEAAAARRSAGGDPRPEIMIPLVGAVQELEAVRDEAREILAGVAGETGVDVPALIGTMIELPRAALTAGQIAEAAEFFSFGTNDLTQTTWGFSRDDVEAAFFSRYLELGIFGASPFETLDRDGVGRLVRIAAEEGRRARPGLKLGICGEHGGDPDSVHFCHEVGLDYVSCSPFRVPVARLEAGRAAIAASGG from the coding sequence GTGGCGAAGTTCGTGTACGACTTCACTGAGGGCAACAAGGACCTCAAGGATCTGCTGGGCGGCAAGGGCGCCAACCTGGCCGAGATGACCAACCTCGGACTGCCCGTGCCTCCCGGGTTCACGATCACCACGGAGGCGTGCCGGCACTACCTCGAGCACGGCGGCGTCCCGGACGGGCTCGAGGACGAGGTGAACCGGCACCTCGCCGGGCTGGAGCGCGCGATGGGCAAGCGGCTCGGCCAGCCCGACGACCCGCTGCTGGTGAGCGTCCGGTCCGGCGCCAAGTTCAGCATGCCGGGCATGATGGAGACCGTCCTGAACGTCGGCCTCAACGACGAGTCGGTGCACGGCCTCGCGGCGCAGGCCGGGGACGAGCGGTTCGCGTGGGACTCCTACCGGCGGCTCATCCAGATGTTCGGCGGCACGGTCCTGGGCATCGACGGCGAGCTGTTCGAGGACGCCGTCGAGGCCGCGAAGCGGGCCCGCGGCACCGACGACGACGTGGACCTCACCGCCGAGGACTTCAAGGACCTCGTCGAACGGTTCAAGGGCATCGTCCGCGATCGGGCCGGACGCGAGTTCCCCGCGGACCCGCGCGAGCAGATGGACCTCGCCGTCCGCGCCGTGTTCGACTCCTGGAACGCGCCCCGCGCGATCCTGTACCGGCGCCAGGAGCGCATCCCGGTCGACCTCGGCACCGCCGTGAACATCTGCTCGATGGTCTTCGGGAACCTCGGCATGGACTCCGGGACGGGCGTCGCGTTCACCCGCGACCCCGCGTCCGGCCAGCAGGGGATCTACGGCGACTACCTGCAGAACGCGCAGGGCGAGGACGTCGTCGCCGGCATCCGGAACACGGTCGCGCTGACCGAGCTGGAGCGCCTCGACAAGGCGTCCTACGACCAGCTGCTCCAGATCATGGAGAAGCTGGAGAACCACTACCTCGACATGTGCGACATCGAGTTCACGATCGAGCGCGGCAAGCTGTGGATGCTGCAGACCCGCGTCGGCAAGCGGACCGCCGCGGCGGCGTTCCGGATCGCCTGCCAGCTGCTCGACCAGGGCCTCATCGACGCCGACGAGGCCGCCCGCCGCGTCAAGGGCGACCAGCTCGCGCAGCTGATGTTCCCCCGCTTCACCTCCACCACCGACGGCATCGCCAAGCTCACCCGCGGCATGAACGCCTCGCCGGGCGCCGCCGTCGGCAAGGTCGTGTTCACCTCCGAGCGGGCCGTCGAGCTGGCCGGACGGGGCGAGGACGTCATCCTCGTCCGCCGCGAGACCAACCCCGACGACCTCGCCGGGATGGTGGCCGCCCGGGGGGTCCTGACGTCCCGCGGCGGTAAGACGTCGCACGCCGCGGTCGTCGCCCGCGGCATGGGCAAGACGTGCGTGTGCGGCGCCGAGGAACTCGACGTCGACGTCAAGGCGGGCCGGTTCACCGCGCCGGACGGGACGAGTGTGGCCGAGGGCGACGTGATCTCGATCGACGGGTCGTCCGGCGACGTGTACCTCGGCGAGGTCCCGGTCGAGGACTCCCCGGTCGTCCGGTACTTCGAGGGGGAGCTGGCCGCCGCCGACGGCGACGACCTCGTCAAGGCGGTGCACCGCGTCATGCGGCACGCCGACGAGCGCGCCGCGCTGGCCGTCCGCGCCAACGCCGACAACCCCGAGGACGCGGCGCGCGCCCGCCGGTTCGGCGCGCGGGGCATCGGGCTCTGCCGCACCGAGCACATGTTCCTCGGCGACCGGCGGCGGCTGGTCGAGGCGCTGATCCTCGCCGCGGACGACGCCGAGCGGCAGGCCGCGCTGGACGCGCTGGAGCCGCTGCAGCGCAGCGACTTCGAGGGCATCTTCGCGGCCATGGACGGGCAGCCGGTCACGATCCGGCTGATCGACCCGCCGCTGCACGAGTTCCTCCCCGACCTCACGGAGCTGTCGGTGAAGGTCGCGCTCGCCGGCGACGGCGCGGACCCCAGGGACCGCAGGCTCCTGGAGGCGGTCAACCGATTGCACGAGCAGAACCCTATGTTGGGATTGCGGGGTGTGCGCCTGGGTTTGGTGATTCCCGGCCTCTTCTCCATGCAGGTGCGTGCGATCGCCGAGGCCGCGGCGGCGCGGCGGAGCGCGGGCGGCGACCCGCGCCCCGAGATCATGATCCCGCTCGTCGGCGCGGTGCAGGAGCTGGAGGCCGTCCGCGACGAGGCGCGCGAGATCCTCGCGGGCGTCGCGGGGGAGACCGGGGTGGACGTGCCCGCGCTGATCGGCACCATGATCGAGCTGCCCCGCGCGGCGCTGACCGCCGGGCAGATCGCCGAGGCCGCCGAGTTCTTCTCCTTCGGGACGAACGACCTGACCCAGACGACGTGGGGCTTCTCCCGCGACGACGTCGAGGCCGCGTTCTTCTCCCGGTACCTGGAACTCGGGATCTTCGGCGCGTCCCCGTTCGAGACCCTCGACCGCGACGGCGTCGGACGGCTCGTCCGGATCGCCGCCGAGGAGGGGCGCCGCGCCCGTCCGGGCCTCAAGCTCGGGATCTGCGGTGAGCACGGCGGCGACCCGGACTCGGTGCACTTCTGCCACGAGGTCGGCCTCGACTACGTGTCGTGCTCGCCGTTCCGGGTACCCGTGGCGCGGCTCGAGGCGGGCCGCGCCGCGATCGCCGCGTCCGGCGGCTGA
- a CDS encoding DUF4190 domain-containing protein: MTTPPDAHGADDSPTRPTGAVPFPDAPGTGAVPFPTSPTGAVPFADQPGTAAPSFGDLPEMDAAPPLHPAGTHAPLPAPGYPPPGPGAPGAPPPDGQRRTGAAAIIALVTGLLGLVPVALLFGIGALVFRRRRNRAGKSFAVVGIAASLAWSAAAYLLLPVAAEALFRVERDESGEIRRAETTLFTLLRKGDCFTGYDSTEELRMVKAVPCTEPHTGEVILRTTLPDAPWPGDERVERAARVVCGSEIVRLRKSPRYPTLKPYYEVPNAVGWRLGRRQLICALHSDDELEGRLAGTVSKKVRTYEELARWNCIGKPVQGKHPHVSRVSCSKPHFAQVFATYEIEPDLGDHPLAYPAYPGPEVLEARVGNQCEALAVKTWPRPPGSGLRLFAIPPSPADWEVGIRTVVCTLTRPGENLRGSLAPR; encoded by the coding sequence GTGACCACGCCACCGGACGCCCACGGCGCCGACGACAGCCCGACGCGGCCGACGGGCGCCGTCCCGTTCCCGGACGCTCCGGGGACGGGCGCCGTCCCCTTCCCCACGTCCCCGACGGGCGCCGTCCCCTTCGCGGACCAGCCCGGTACGGCCGCGCCGTCCTTCGGGGACCTCCCCGAGATGGACGCCGCGCCTCCCCTGCACCCCGCCGGCACGCACGCGCCCTTGCCCGCCCCGGGGTACCCTCCGCCGGGGCCGGGAGCCCCGGGCGCTCCGCCTCCGGACGGGCAGCGGCGGACGGGCGCCGCGGCCATCATCGCCCTGGTCACCGGGCTCCTCGGCCTCGTACCGGTCGCTCTCCTCTTCGGCATCGGCGCCCTCGTGTTCCGGCGGCGCCGGAACCGGGCGGGCAAGAGTTTCGCCGTCGTGGGCATCGCCGCCTCCCTCGCCTGGTCCGCGGCCGCCTACCTGCTGCTGCCGGTTGCCGCGGAGGCCCTGTTCCGGGTCGAGCGTGACGAATCGGGCGAGATCCGGAGGGCCGAAACGACGCTGTTCACGCTGCTGCGGAAGGGCGATTGCTTCACCGGCTACGACTCCACCGAGGAGCTCCGGATGGTGAAGGCGGTGCCGTGCACCGAGCCCCACACGGGCGAGGTGATCCTGCGCACGACCCTGCCCGACGCGCCGTGGCCGGGGGACGAGCGCGTCGAACGGGCGGCGCGCGTCGTGTGCGGGAGCGAGATCGTCCGGCTGCGCAAGAGCCCCCGGTACCCGACCCTGAAGCCCTACTACGAGGTGCCCAACGCCGTGGGGTGGCGGCTGGGCCGCCGGCAGCTCATCTGCGCCTTGCACAGCGACGACGAACTCGAGGGGCGGCTGGCCGGGACGGTGAGCAAGAAGGTGCGGACCTACGAGGAACTGGCCCGCTGGAACTGCATCGGGAAACCGGTCCAGGGGAAGCACCCGCACGTGTCCCGGGTCTCCTGCTCCAAGCCGCACTTCGCCCAGGTCTTCGCCACCTACGAGATCGAGCCCGACCTGGGCGACCATCCCCTCGCCTACCCTGCGTATCCGGGCCCGGAGGTCCTCGAAGCACGGGTGGGGAATCAGTGCGAGGCACTCGCCGTCAAGACCTGGCCCCGCCCGCCGGGCTCCGGCCTGCGACTCTTCGCGATCCCGCCTTCCCCGGCCGACTGGGAGGTCGGTATCCGGACGGTCGTGTGCACGCTCACCAGGCCCGGCGAGAACCTGAGAGGCTCCCTCGCCCCGCGGTGA
- a CDS encoding DUF4190 domain-containing protein: MAPVIMPPGADSGDEPPVVDPDATAGEAPPRTGGLAIGALVTGLLGIVPLALAFGIAALVRVRHGSSRGKGLAVGGLGAALAWVVAWTAAIVVIVPASGTEPASGEVAADGKVRFSTLREGDCYAGVRPDAVEITLVEAVPCDEPHQGEVIALAPFDAVTAKAGTTPVEQATPLCDQKAAYLEKSRLLEHLKPYVSVSKDAGEEPVITCAVHYVGPETLDTRLGETLDQDNTTYSRLPIGECIEDLDDLDQQNWADQIARPVPCTEPHRYQVYADFDLVAFEGATWDPVSEKGIEEKAERKCVAEARKMLPAAPTAELELTWLIGANRDGVRKRPVICFVGLLDRTELEKSIVSKD, from the coding sequence ATGGCTCCAGTGATAATGCCACCGGGCGCTGACAGCGGTGACGAACCCCCTGTGGTCGACCCCGACGCCACCGCCGGCGAAGCCCCGCCGCGCACCGGCGGGCTCGCGATCGGCGCCCTCGTCACCGGGCTGCTCGGGATCGTGCCGCTCGCGCTCGCCTTCGGCATCGCCGCGCTCGTCCGGGTGCGGCACGGGTCGAGCCGGGGCAAGGGACTCGCCGTCGGCGGCTTGGGCGCGGCCCTCGCCTGGGTCGTGGCCTGGACGGCCGCTATCGTCGTCATCGTGCCGGCGTCCGGCACGGAGCCCGCCTCCGGGGAGGTCGCCGCGGACGGCAAGGTGCGCTTCTCGACGCTCCGCGAGGGCGACTGCTACGCGGGCGTCCGGCCGGACGCCGTCGAGATCACGCTGGTGGAGGCCGTTCCGTGCGACGAGCCCCACCAGGGCGAGGTCATTGCGCTGGCCCCCTTCGACGCGGTGACGGCGAAGGCCGGAACGACCCCGGTCGAGCAGGCCACCCCGCTGTGCGACCAGAAGGCGGCGTACCTGGAGAAGAGCCGCCTCCTCGAGCACCTCAAGCCGTACGTGTCCGTCTCGAAGGACGCCGGCGAGGAACCGGTGATCACCTGCGCCGTGCACTACGTCGGGCCGGAGACCCTCGACACTCGGCTCGGCGAGACGCTGGACCAGGACAACACGACGTACAGCCGGTTGCCGATCGGTGAGTGCATCGAAGACCTGGACGATCTCGATCAGCAGAACTGGGCCGACCAGATCGCGAGGCCCGTTCCGTGCACGGAACCCCACCGCTACCAGGTGTACGCCGACTTCGACCTCGTCGCCTTCGAGGGCGCGACGTGGGACCCGGTCTCCGAGAAGGGCATCGAGGAGAAGGCCGAGCGCAAGTGCGTCGCGGAGGCACGGAAGATGCTCCCGGCCGCACCGACCGCCGAACTGGAGCTCACCTGGCTCATCGGGGCGAACAGGGACGGGGTGCGGAAGCGGCCGGTCATCTGCTTCGTCGGCCTGCTCGACCGCACCGAGCTGGAGAAGTCGATCGTGTCGAAGGATTGA
- a CDS encoding DUF4190 domain-containing protein yields MTTPPDADDIGRNRPWAPPDAVPATPPEAPDGAAPGAPEPPSPEPPRRMDRTAVIALVTGLLGLVPVALGFAVASLVRLRRGTQRGRALAVAALAASLTWTVAGTLVAVLSASGSSLERNESGTITVAGEAPFAELQEGDCFTGYDPMTPVEELGTVLAVPCTTPHTGEIIARIPLPDDAIPDTPDVLCTGRYTYLRKSRAHERLEPYFGVPAAGRGQGRERWIVCAQHLPEGELRTPLAATVDHSLKTYEQLTPGTCVRSWTLERPIVTSVVPCGEPHWNEVFATYEISLDGTYAPGSLPPYPFGEVLYPEALGRCSAEAGSLFRKVPPKPGLEIDAVLPHQAEWSIGILTVLCTVRATGEGMQGSIMPG; encoded by the coding sequence GTGACCACACCGCCCGACGCCGATGACATCGGCCGGAACCGTCCCTGGGCGCCGCCGGACGCCGTACCCGCCACCCCGCCGGAGGCCCCCGACGGGGCCGCGCCGGGGGCCCCGGAGCCGCCGTCCCCCGAGCCCCCGAGACGAATGGACCGGACGGCCGTCATCGCCCTGGTCACCGGACTGCTCGGTCTCGTGCCGGTCGCGCTCGGGTTCGCCGTCGCCTCTCTCGTCCGGCTCCGGCGGGGGACGCAGAGGGGGCGGGCCCTCGCCGTCGCCGCGCTGGCCGCGTCGCTCACCTGGACGGTGGCCGGAACGCTCGTCGCGGTCCTCTCCGCCTCGGGCTCCTCCCTCGAACGCAACGAGTCCGGCACGATCACGGTGGCCGGCGAGGCTCCGTTCGCGGAGCTCCAGGAAGGCGACTGTTTCACCGGATACGACCCCATGACGCCCGTCGAGGAACTCGGAACCGTCTTGGCGGTTCCCTGCACCACGCCGCACACCGGCGAGATCATCGCCCGGATCCCCCTGCCCGACGACGCGATCCCCGACACGCCCGACGTCCTCTGCACGGGCAGATACACGTACCTGCGCAAGAGCCGTGCGCACGAGCGGCTGGAACCCTACTTCGGCGTGCCGGCGGCCGGTCGGGGGCAAGGGCGTGAACGCTGGATCGTCTGCGCCCAGCACTTGCCGGAGGGCGAACTCCGGACGCCCCTCGCCGCCACGGTGGATCACTCGCTGAAGACCTACGAGCAATTGACCCCCGGGACATGCGTCAGAAGCTGGACGCTGGAGAGGCCGATCGTGACGTCCGTCGTCCCGTGCGGCGAGCCGCACTGGAACGAGGTGTTCGCGACATACGAGATCTCCCTGGACGGCACCTACGCTCCAGGCTCCCTGCCCCCATATCCCTTCGGGGAGGTCCTCTATCCGGAAGCACTCGGGAGATGCTCCGCCGAAGCCGGGTCCCTGTTCCGGAAGGTGCCCCCGAAACCCGGCCTGGAGATCGACGCCGTGCTGCCGCATCAAGCGGAATGGAGCATCGGCATCCTGACCGTGCTGTGCACCGTGCGTGCCACGGGTGAAGGCATGCAGGGCTCGATCATGCCGGGTTGA
- a CDS encoding glycoside hydrolase family 15 protein, whose amino-acid sequence MRPKVAGGRAGDPFAPIADYGFLSDCETTALVAPSGNIEWMCLPKMDSPSVFGSILDRDAGYFRVGPAGVEVPAAQRYIPGTMVMETTWWVHGGWLVVTDALLMGPWHHETERSHTHRRAPTDYDADHVLLRMVRCVNGQVQVRLDCMPVFDYGQTPARWEHTGAGYHEAAARGNGVGLRLTTDMNVGFEGSLATARTLLKQGEARFVALSWSEHAAPATYKEAQERLVWTVHHWQHWLDRGRFPDHPWRAHLQRSALTLKGLTFAPSGAVAAAATTSLPEAPGGDRNWDYRYTWIRDSTMALWAFYTLGYDWEANDFFYFITDVAEAAEGKLQIMYGLDGREELPESTLDHLAGYDNARPVRIGNEAYMQAQHDVWGAIIGSVYLFVRKRDRLDDRLWKIIVKQVEDALANWRTPDCGMWEVRGEPQHFTSSKVFCWVAAERGARLARIRGDAERARRWQAAADEIHADVLANALDDRGVFTAHYGATALDASALLIPLLGFLPADDKRVRETVLAIADELSEDDLVLRYRAAETDDGFESDEGTFTICSFWLVSTLVLIGELDRARALCEKLLSYASPLQLYAEEIDPHTGRHLGNFPQAFTHLALINAVMQVIRAENDEDQPPLA is encoded by the coding sequence GTGAGGCCGAAGGTCGCCGGCGGCCGGGCGGGAGATCCGTTCGCCCCCATCGCCGATTACGGATTCCTGTCCGACTGCGAGACGACCGCGCTGGTAGCCCCCAGCGGCAACATCGAGTGGATGTGCCTGCCCAAGATGGACTCCCCGAGCGTGTTCGGGTCCATCCTGGACCGCGACGCCGGGTACTTCCGGGTCGGCCCGGCCGGGGTGGAGGTCCCCGCGGCGCAGCGCTACATCCCCGGCACCATGGTCATGGAGACGACCTGGTGGGTGCACGGGGGCTGGCTGGTGGTGACGGACGCCCTGCTCATGGGCCCCTGGCACCACGAGACGGAACGGTCCCACACGCACCGCCGCGCGCCCACGGACTACGACGCCGACCACGTCCTGCTCCGGATGGTGCGCTGCGTGAACGGCCAGGTGCAGGTCCGGCTCGACTGCATGCCGGTGTTCGACTACGGCCAGACGCCCGCGCGCTGGGAGCACACCGGCGCGGGCTACCACGAGGCCGCCGCGCGCGGGAACGGCGTCGGGCTGCGGCTCACCACCGACATGAACGTCGGCTTCGAGGGGTCCCTCGCGACCGCCCGCACGCTCCTCAAGCAGGGCGAGGCCCGGTTCGTCGCCCTGTCCTGGAGCGAGCACGCCGCTCCCGCCACCTACAAGGAGGCGCAGGAACGGCTCGTCTGGACCGTGCACCACTGGCAGCACTGGCTGGACCGGGGGCGGTTCCCCGACCACCCGTGGCGCGCCCACCTGCAGCGCAGCGCCCTCACCCTGAAGGGCCTGACGTTCGCGCCGTCCGGCGCGGTCGCGGCGGCGGCGACGACCTCGCTGCCCGAGGCCCCCGGCGGCGACCGGAACTGGGACTACCGCTACACGTGGATCCGCGACTCCACGATGGCGCTGTGGGCGTTCTACACGCTCGGCTACGACTGGGAGGCCAACGACTTCTTCTACTTCATCACCGACGTCGCCGAGGCCGCCGAGGGCAAGCTGCAGATCATGTACGGGCTCGACGGGCGGGAGGAGCTGCCCGAGTCGACGCTCGATCATCTGGCGGGCTACGACAACGCCCGTCCCGTCCGCATCGGCAACGAGGCGTACATGCAGGCCCAGCACGACGTGTGGGGCGCGATCATCGGCTCGGTCTACCTGTTCGTGCGCAAGCGCGACCGCCTCGACGACCGGCTGTGGAAGATCATCGTGAAGCAGGTGGAGGACGCGCTCGCCAACTGGCGCACCCCCGACTGCGGCATGTGGGAGGTGCGCGGCGAACCCCAGCACTTCACCTCGTCCAAGGTCTTCTGCTGGGTGGCGGCCGAGCGCGGCGCCCGGCTGGCCCGCATCCGCGGCGACGCCGAGCGAGCCCGCCGGTGGCAGGCCGCCGCGGACGAGATCCACGCGGACGTCCTCGCCAACGCCCTCGACGACCGCGGGGTGTTCACCGCCCACTACGGCGCGACGGCCCTGGACGCCTCGGCGCTGCTGATCCCGCTGCTCGGGTTCCTGCCCGCCGACGACAAGCGGGTCCGCGAGACCGTCCTGGCGATCGCCGACGAGCTCTCCGAGGACGATCTCGTCCTGCGCTACCGCGCTGCGGAGACCGACGACGGTTTCGAGTCCGACGAGGGCACGTTCACGATCTGCTCGTTCTGGCTGGTCTCGACGCTCGTCCTGATCGGCGAGCTGGACCGGGCCCGGGCGCTGTGCGAGAAGCTGCTGTCGTACGCGAGCCCGCTGCAGCTCTACGCCGAGGAGATCGACCCGCACACGGGCCGCCACCTCGGCAACTTCCCGCAGGCGTTCACGCACCTGGCACTGATCAACGCGGTCATGCAGGTGATCCGGGCGGAGAACGACGAGGACCAGCCGCCGCTCGCCTGA